Proteins from one Mycobacterium sp. EPa45 genomic window:
- a CDS encoding phenylacetate--CoA ligase family protein: MSYVDGGMTAFAVAWDAWRTTRGGARAVTARQASRLQALVAHARTHSRFYAQHYRGVPDGPVSLADLPSLPAVYKPELMAHFDEWVTDPRLTRTGVSAFVADPANTGRDLFGEYVVFTTSGSTAEPALLIQDRRAMAVMFGLTYARSAGVLPPGLLLRVLGRGARQAAVFATGGHFVSTVMYERRLRAHPVRRRYSRFFSVLEPLPELVAELNEFQPALLGTYASALSVLIGEQEAGRLDIHPLVISSGGELLLPSVRQRAHDVFGCVVTETYNASEATPLSLPCRLGKLHLNTDWYLVEPVDSCGEVVPAGQRSDSLLLTNLANYVQPLIRYEMGDSVVIDADACPCGSPLPTVTPEGRTDELLKVPGRQGGEVVLLPMAIATVVEETPGVLRYQIIQSAPTGLSVRLDEAPGRDRSTVWTEVRGRLERFLAAQGTAPVTIYLAEQRPQVNPRNGKLRHVVRAVR, translated from the coding sequence GTGTCGTACGTTGATGGCGGTATGACGGCTTTCGCGGTGGCCTGGGACGCGTGGCGCACCACACGGGGTGGCGCCCGCGCCGTCACGGCCCGACAGGCGAGCCGATTGCAGGCGCTGGTCGCGCACGCCCGCACCCATTCGCGGTTCTACGCGCAGCACTATCGGGGTGTTCCGGACGGTCCGGTGAGCCTGGCTGATCTGCCGTCGCTCCCCGCGGTGTACAAGCCTGAGCTGATGGCCCACTTCGACGAATGGGTCACCGATCCCCGGCTGACGCGAACCGGCGTCTCGGCGTTCGTCGCCGACCCCGCCAACACCGGCCGCGACCTGTTCGGCGAGTACGTCGTCTTCACCACCTCCGGGTCGACGGCCGAGCCGGCGCTGCTGATCCAGGATCGTCGGGCGATGGCGGTGATGTTCGGCCTGACCTACGCACGCTCCGCCGGGGTGCTGCCGCCGGGGCTGCTACTTCGCGTTCTCGGGCGGGGAGCACGACAGGCCGCAGTCTTCGCGACCGGCGGCCATTTCGTGTCGACGGTGATGTACGAACGGCGGCTGCGCGCACATCCGGTGCGTCGCCGCTACTCTCGCTTCTTCTCGGTGTTGGAGCCGCTCCCGGAACTCGTCGCAGAACTCAACGAGTTTCAGCCGGCGCTGCTGGGCACCTACGCCAGCGCGCTCAGCGTGCTCATCGGCGAGCAGGAGGCCGGCCGGCTCGACATCCACCCACTCGTCATCTCCAGCGGCGGCGAACTGCTGCTCCCGAGCGTCCGGCAACGCGCGCACGACGTGTTCGGTTGCGTCGTGACGGAGACCTACAACGCGTCGGAAGCCACCCCACTGTCGCTGCCCTGCCGTCTGGGCAAGCTGCACCTGAACACCGACTGGTATCTCGTCGAGCCCGTCGACAGCTGCGGTGAGGTGGTGCCCGCCGGCCAGCGATCCGATTCCCTGCTGTTGACCAACCTGGCGAACTATGTGCAACCGCTGATCCGGTACGAAATGGGCGACAGCGTCGTCATCGATGCCGACGCGTGCCCGTGCGGCAGTCCGCTGCCCACCGTGACACCGGAGGGACGGACCGACGAACTGCTGAAAGTGCCTGGGCGACAGGGCGGTGAGGTGGTGCTGTTGCCGATGGCGATCGCCACCGTGGTCGAAGAGACACCCGGTGTGCTGCGCTACCAGATCATCCAGAGCGCGCCCACAGGCCTTTCGGTCCGCCTCGACGAAGCCCCCGGCCGAGATCGCTCAACGGTCTGGACCGAGGTGCGCGGACGCCTCGAGCGCTTCCTCGCCGCCCAGGGAACCGCGCCGGTGACCATTTACCTGGCCGAACAGCGGCCGCAGGTGAATCCCCGCAACGGAAAGCTGCGACACGTGGTGCGTGCCGTGCGCTGA
- a CDS encoding cytochrome C oxidase subunit IV family protein, giving the protein MLALMLNRAGGSWLILVAATLASFALGADHGTGSLVAVAVLAIAAIKVRLVGLDFMELRHAPIPLRAAFEVYCVALWALLSGLYLWL; this is encoded by the coding sequence ATGTTGGCGCTGATGCTCAACCGGGCCGGCGGCAGCTGGCTGATCCTGGTGGCCGCCACACTGGCGTCGTTCGCCCTCGGCGCCGACCACGGCACCGGCTCGCTGGTGGCTGTCGCGGTCCTGGCGATCGCGGCGATCAAGGTGCGACTGGTGGGCCTGGACTTCATGGAATTGCGGCACGCGCCGATCCCGCTGCGGGCGGCCTTCGAGGTGTACTGCGTGGCGTTGTGGGCGCTGCTGTCCGGGCTGTATCTCTGGCTGTGA
- a CDS encoding cytochrome c oxidase subunit 3: protein MTAGSATAISRRIPGEAGTWVFLLGDMLVFAAFFATFMVERSKAPEVFDATRKTLHINIGLVNTLVLLTSSLFVVAAIGALRTGLRAVAARALMIAAGFGVMFVTLKVTEYVLLVQDGHTAGANHFYLYYFILTGLHLLHVCIGILVLVLMLTQTRRTELSATRLAVIEGGGCFWHLVDLLWIVLFPLLYLVS, encoded by the coding sequence ATGACGGCGGGCTCAGCCACCGCCATCAGCCGCCGCATCCCCGGCGAAGCGGGCACCTGGGTCTTCCTGCTCGGTGACATGCTGGTGTTCGCGGCGTTCTTCGCGACCTTCATGGTCGAAAGATCAAAGGCACCAGAGGTTTTCGACGCCACCCGCAAGACGCTGCACATCAACATCGGGCTGGTCAACACCCTGGTGCTGCTGACCAGTTCGCTGTTCGTCGTGGCGGCGATCGGCGCACTGCGGACCGGCTTGCGTGCTGTTGCCGCGAGGGCGCTCATGATCGCAGCCGGCTTCGGCGTGATGTTCGTGACGCTCAAGGTGACCGAATACGTCTTGCTTGTTCAGGACGGGCACACCGCGGGCGCCAATCATTTCTACCTGTATTACTTCATCCTCACCGGATTGCACCTGCTGCACGTCTGCATCGGGATCCTCGTGCTGGTGCTGATGCTGACCCAGACGCGGCGCACCGAGCTGTCGGCGACCCGGCTGGCGGTCATCGAGGGCGGCGGTTGCTTCTGGCACCTGGTCGACCTGCTGTGGATCGTCCTTTTCCCACTGCTGTATCTGGTGAGCTGA